GCCCGTCGGGTCCGCGGTGGCCAGGACCATCGCGTTCGGCTCGGGAAGTCCGGCGGCCGCCGCCTCGTCCAGCCAGTGGCGCAGCTGTGCGAACCACGTCCCGGCGAGCTGCTCCTCGCCCAGCGTGCCCTCCTCGTACGCGACGCGCATGGAAGGCAGAACGACGTTCATTTCGGACATGGGTCTCACACTCCCCGCCTCGACCGCAATGGCACCCGTGACGAGGCACCGTACGTTCACCGAGCCGTCGACCGATAGCACCCACAAGGTGAAGGTCTGCCAACCGACGGGTGATCCTGACCACCAGGAAAACGCAGATCAGGGTAGTGATCGATCACGTGACCGATCCAGCGTCGAGTCGGGCTCCAGCGGCGTCCGGGATCATCCACCGCCCACCCGCCTCGCGGACGCGGGCGCGCCAGGTTAGAGTTGATCTTCCACGCGACCCCCTGAAGTCATCTGTCCGTCATAGAGCTGCAACACTGGCTCATCCGGCAACGGCGCCGGAGGAGTACCCGTCCGCTGCTCCACACGGAGGCGCCGTCATGACCCAGACAGTCGATCCGACCACCTTGGTGCTCCCCGCCGAGCTGCTGCCGTCCGACGGCCGCTTCGGCTGCGGCCCCTCCAAGGTGCGGTCGGAGCAGCTCGCGCGGCTCGCGACCGACGGCGCCGCGGTGCTCGGCACCTCACACCGGCAGAAGCCGGTCAAGTCCCTCGTCGCGCGGGTACGCGCGGGCCTGCGCGAGTTGTTCGGCCTGCCGGAGGGCTACGAGGTCATCCTCGGCAACGGCGGCACCACCGCCTTCTGGGACGCCGCGGCCTTCGGTCTGGTACGCGAGCGTTCGCTCCACCTCGCGTACGGCGAGTTCTCCTCGAAGTTCGCGAAGGTCACCCAGGGCGCGCCCTTCCTCGCCGACCCCATCGTGATCAAGGCGGAGCCGGGCAGCGCGCCGGAGCCGACGGCCCAGGAGGGCGTCGACCTGATCGGCTGGGCACACAACGAGACCTCGACGGGCGTCGCCGTGCCCGTGCGCAGGCCCGCCGGTTCCGAGAACGCCCTGATCGCCGTCGACGCCACCTCCGGTGCGGGCGGCCTGCCGGTCAAGGCCGAGGACTTCGACGTCTACTACTTCGCGCCGCAGAAGTCCTTCGCCTCCGACGGCGGACTGTGGATCGCGCTGGTCAGCCCGGCCGCCGTGGCACGAATCGACGAGATCGGCTCGTCCGACCGCTGGGTGCCCGAGTTCCTCTCGCTGCCCACCGCGCTGGACAACTCGCGCAAGGATCAGACCTACAACACTCCCGCGGTCGCCACCCTCTTCCTCCTCGCGGACCAGATCGAGTGGCTGCTGGCCAACGGCGGACTCGACTGGGCGACCGGCCGCACCGCCGACTCGGCGAGCAGGCTCTACTCCTGGGCGGAGAAGTCGACCGTCGCGACCCCGTTCGTCGCCGACCCGGCGCACCGCTCCTCCGTCGTGGGCACCGTCGACTTCGACGAGACGGTCGACGCCGCCGCGATCGCGAAGGCGTTGCGGGCCAACGGAATCCTCGACACCGAGCCGTATCGCAAGCTCGGACGCAACCAGCTGCGCGTCGCGATGTTCCCCGCCATCGAGCCCTCGGACGTCGAAATCCTGACCCGCGCCGTCGACTGGGTGGTTGAACGACTGGTCTGAACGGGCGGCTAATCGGCATTGAACTGGCGCGATGACTACAGAGAGGGCAAGATCGGAGGTGGAGACAAGCTGCCGTGTGGGTGAAATGGCGGCACTGTAGGTAGATGAGACGGACCTCCCGGACCGGGGTGGGGCCGTGCGGCCCTGCTGATTCGGGGTACCGCACCCAGGCTTCGCCGGTGTCCGCGGGGGCCTGTGGTCATCGGGGGAGGTCGTGATGCGAGCGCTGCGAGTCGTCGGGCTCGACGACGACGGAAGGACCGTCATCTGCGAAGACCCGGCGCGCGGTGAGCGCTTCTCGATCCCGGTCGACGAGCGGCTGCGTGCTGCCGCCCGGGGCGATGCCACTCACCTCGGTCAGGTGCAGGTCGAGCTGGAAAGCCAGATGCGGCCGAAGGAGATCCAGGCGCGAATCCGGGCGGGGGCCTCGGTGGAGCAGGTCTCCGAGGCGGCGGGGATTCCACCACACCGTGTG
This genomic stretch from Actinoalloteichus hoggarensis harbors:
- the serC gene encoding phosphoserine transaminase codes for the protein MTQTVDPTTLVLPAELLPSDGRFGCGPSKVRSEQLARLATDGAAVLGTSHRQKPVKSLVARVRAGLRELFGLPEGYEVILGNGGTTAFWDAAAFGLVRERSLHLAYGEFSSKFAKVTQGAPFLADPIVIKAEPGSAPEPTAQEGVDLIGWAHNETSTGVAVPVRRPAGSENALIAVDATSGAGGLPVKAEDFDVYYFAPQKSFASDGGLWIALVSPAAVARIDEIGSSDRWVPEFLSLPTALDNSRKDQTYNTPAVATLFLLADQIEWLLANGGLDWATGRTADSASRLYSWAEKSTVATPFVADPAHRSSVVGTVDFDETVDAAAIAKALRANGILDTEPYRKLGRNQLRVAMFPAIEPSDVEILTRAVDWVVERLV